One window of the Janthinobacterium sp. PAMC25594 genome contains the following:
- a CDS encoding ABC transporter ATP-binding protein: MNELTVNELYLDYGTGAAANQILKGVSMHLQRGEVVALLGPSGSGKTTLLRAVAGLESPKAGTIQIGERNVYDGAKHFEMPAEHRNLGLVFQSYALWPHKTVFDNVAYGLKLRKMGSTEIAARIKEVLTQLGLGHLGERYPHQLSGGQQQRVAIARALVYNPPVILLDEPLSNLDAKLREEARAFLRELIVRLGLSALMVTHDQGEAMAISDRILLLNNGKIEQQGTPQSMYETPDTLFTAEFMGSNNRLPGKVVQRDGNQVRLLIDGASMQGVARGANVGTEVTTMIRVEEVKISATQVDNAIELPLLTCMYLGDRWECLFERGGAENISLRAYSRHKLEAGKYWLHMPADKLWVF; encoded by the coding sequence ATGAATGAACTGACCGTCAATGAGCTGTACCTGGACTACGGCACCGGCGCTGCCGCCAACCAGATCCTGAAAGGTGTCTCGATGCACCTGCAAAGAGGCGAAGTGGTCGCCTTGCTGGGGCCTTCGGGCAGCGGCAAGACCACCTTGCTGCGCGCCGTCGCCGGGCTGGAAAGTCCGAAGGCGGGCACGATCCAGATCGGCGAGCGCAATGTCTACGATGGCGCGAAACACTTCGAGATGCCGGCCGAACATCGCAACCTGGGCCTGGTGTTCCAGTCGTATGCGCTGTGGCCGCACAAGACCGTGTTCGACAACGTCGCCTACGGCCTCAAGTTGCGCAAGATGGGCAGCACGGAGATCGCCGCGCGCATCAAGGAAGTGCTGACGCAGCTGGGCCTGGGGCACCTGGGCGAGCGCTATCCGCATCAGCTGTCCGGCGGCCAGCAGCAGCGCGTGGCGATCGCCAGGGCGCTGGTGTACAACCCGCCCGTGATCCTGCTCGACGAACCGCTGTCGAACCTCGATGCCAAGCTGCGCGAGGAAGCGCGCGCCTTCCTGCGCGAACTGATCGTGCGCCTGGGCCTGTCGGCCCTGATGGTGACGCATGACCAGGGTGAGGCGATGGCCATTTCCGACCGTATTTTGCTGCTCAATAACGGCAAGATCGAGCAGCAAGGCACGCCGCAAAGCATGTATGAAACGCCCGACACCCTGTTTACGGCCGAATTCATGGGCAGTAACAACCGCCTGCCCGGCAAGGTGGTGCAGCGCGACGGCAATCAGGTGCGGTTGCTGATCGACGGCGCCTCGATGCAGGGCGTGGCGCGCGGCGCCAACGTGGGCACGGAAGTGACGACCATGATCCGCGTCGAGGAGGTGAAGATCAGCGCCACGCAGGTGGACAACGCCATCGAACTGCCGCTGCTGACCTGCATGTACCTGGGCGACCGCTGGGAATGCCTGTTCGAGCGCGGCGGTGCCGAGAATATCAGCCTGCGCGCGTATTCGCGCCACAAGCTCGAAGCGGGCAAGTACTGGCTGCACATGCCGGCCGATAAACTCTGGGTGTTTTAA
- a CDS encoding 1-acyl-sn-glycerol-3-phosphate acyltransferase codes for MHKLEVVRAGLSIGWRTIATALSFVAFGLGGLLLRVLVFPVLQVLVWRRETRIACARAIIRWSFRLYIGLMRFLGVLRYDLRGLDKLERGGLLILANHPTLIDTIFLMAYVRQADCIVKSDLWNNPFTGGPVRAAGYINNTGGAELVDACLASLARGNNLIIFPEGTRTPCSGEVVLKRGAANIAVRGRRDVTPVLIRCLPRTLGKGEPWWRVPARRAHFEIAVQDDLAIDEFTGGGASDVMAARTLTTHLQHYFSGKQEQHA; via the coding sequence ATGCATAAGCTGGAGGTTGTTCGCGCCGGCCTATCGATAGGCTGGCGTACCATCGCGACCGCGCTCAGTTTTGTCGCCTTCGGCCTCGGTGGCTTGCTGCTGCGCGTGCTGGTGTTCCCCGTGCTGCAGGTGCTGGTGTGGCGGCGCGAGACGCGCATTGCCTGCGCGCGCGCCATCATCCGCTGGAGTTTTCGCTTGTATATCGGCCTGATGCGTTTTCTCGGCGTGTTGCGCTATGACTTGCGCGGTCTGGATAAGCTGGAGCGGGGCGGCTTGCTGATCCTGGCCAATCATCCGACCCTGATCGACACGATTTTCCTGATGGCGTATGTCAGGCAGGCCGATTGCATCGTCAAGTCCGATTTGTGGAATAACCCGTTTACGGGCGGTCCCGTGCGCGCGGCCGGCTATATCAACAACACGGGCGGCGCCGAACTGGTGGACGCCTGCCTGGCATCGCTGGCACGCGGCAATAACCTGATCATTTTTCCGGAAGGCACGCGCACGCCATGCAGCGGCGAGGTCGTGCTGAAGCGGGGCGCGGCGAATATCGCCGTGCGCGGCCGCCGCGACGTGACGCCCGTGCTGATACGTTGCCTGCCCAGAACCCTGGGCAAGGGCGAACCGTGGTGGCGCGTGCCGGCTCGCCGCGCGCATTTCGAGATCGCCGTGCAGGACGACCTGGCGATCGACGAGTTTACCGGCGGTGGCGCCAGCGACGTCATGGCGGCGCGTACCTTGACCACTCATCTGCAACATTACTTTAGCGGGAAACAGGAACAACATGCTTGA
- a CDS encoding beta-ketoacyl synthase chain length factor: MRTDGVRFSIVRHAAWAPGLETPQQWQAWAQSALPVAPIAAAGEPGVRAMAPMQRRRAGQLGKMALEVAYACLGEQRDIALVFCSRHGEVARAVELLSALAQGEPLSPTAFGMAVHNASAGLFSIARADTANQLAVAAGAASLEAAVIEACGLLADGAAQVLLVLAECPLPVPFEAFEDCHEQPHAFAWLLQAEDSPGTAFSLTWRARGSDDALAAAAGAMPGSLAVLRFMLGEVSTFEHAANRQTWCWSRHA; the protein is encoded by the coding sequence ATGCGCACCGATGGTGTCCGTTTTTCAATTGTCAGACATGCCGCCTGGGCGCCAGGCCTGGAAACGCCGCAGCAATGGCAGGCGTGGGCGCAAAGCGCCTTGCCCGTCGCGCCGATTGCTGCCGCTGGCGAGCCAGGCGTGCGTGCGATGGCGCCGATGCAGCGCCGCCGCGCCGGTCAGTTGGGCAAGATGGCGCTCGAAGTGGCGTACGCCTGCCTCGGCGAACAGCGCGATATTGCGCTCGTCTTTTGTTCTCGCCATGGCGAGGTGGCGCGCGCCGTCGAACTGTTGTCGGCGCTGGCCCAGGGCGAACCCTTGTCGCCGACGGCGTTCGGCATGGCCGTGCACAATGCCAGCGCAGGCCTGTTTTCCATCGCCCGCGCCGATACGGCCAATCAGCTGGCCGTCGCCGCCGGTGCGGCCAGCCTCGAGGCTGCGGTGATCGAAGCGTGCGGCTTGCTGGCCGATGGCGCGGCGCAGGTATTGCTGGTGCTGGCGGAGTGTCCCTTGCCAGTGCCATTCGAGGCCTTTGAAGACTGTCATGAGCAGCCGCATGCGTTTGCCTGGCTGCTGCAGGCCGAGGATTCCCCGGGCACGGCGTTCAGCCTGACGTGGCGCGCCCGCGGCAGCGATGATGCGTTGGCGGCAGCCGCCGGCGCCATGCCGGGCAGTCTGGCCGTGTTGCGATTCATGCTCGGTGAGGTCAGCACGTTCGAGCATGCGGCCAACCGCCAGACATGGTGCTGGAGCCGCCATGCATAA
- a CDS encoding phosphopantetheine-binding protein, translated as MLEQEVKELIIEALQLEDMSAADIDTDAPLFVEGLGLDSIDALELGVALQKKYGISLSADSADTRRHFASVRALAAMVDTHRKK; from the coding sequence ATGCTTGAACAAGAAGTGAAGGAACTGATCATCGAGGCGCTGCAACTGGAAGACATGAGCGCTGCCGATATCGATACGGATGCGCCCCTGTTTGTCGAGGGCCTGGGACTCGATTCGATCGATGCGCTGGAACTGGGCGTCGCCCTGCAAAAAAAATACGGCATTTCCCTGTCGGCCGATTCGGCCGATACGCGCCGCCACTTTGCCTCGGTACGGGCGCTGGCGGCCATGGTTGACACTCACAGAAAGAAGTAA